The segment CttaaccttcttctttctcttcttcttctcagcgTCTTCCTCGACTTCCTCCTCGCTGATACCTCTGGCGGCTTTGTCACCCTTTAGACGAGCCTCCAGAACTTCTTCGACCAAATGGTCCGCTCTGAAGATTTCGCCCGTTTTCAGGTCTCTGCACATCCAGTCCGAGAATTTGTCAACATGTCCAGATGTCTTCAAAACCTCATATGGAGTCAGCATCGAACAGTCCACCTCCAACATGTCTTCCTCCAGAATAAAATGCTTTCTCCATAAGTCGACAACGTTAGCCTGAAAGGCACAACCCGGTGGACCGTAATCGTACAAACCAGACACCCCACCGTACAACTCAAAAGCTGGAGCATAAAAGAATCTGCCCCTTAGCACAGATTCCAAGTTTTCTCTGTTGAACTCAGCGGCAGATCTTGCCTTTTTAATATCATCCACGTTCATTTTTCTGATTCTGACCGACTTCTTGACAATTTGTGAGTATAATCGTTTGCTGAAGCGAGGGAACCACAACTTGGCTAAAATAAGAGACGAATTCCGCAATCCAAAAGAGAATCTGGTCGCTTTTCAACCGACAACGTCAACTTAACGCTAGAACCTGTCCAGTATGATTCATGCTCTTCGTGCTTCGCTCGAGGACCTGCCAAAAttctgaaaattttcagcGCTATTTCAAGTCACGTGACCGGCTCACCGCTACCATATAAAAGCTTCAGACCGGAGGCTGATTCGTTTCCAGCGCCGCTGGACGTTACACTTGGATCGGCGAGTGCTCCTGTGTTAGCTATTGGATCTTCCTGGGTCGTCGTTCTTGCGTCGTTAAACGCGCTTGTAGTTGTAGTCGTAGGGCGAGATAACCAGACCTTTGTTCTTGCGAGCGCCTCTGAAGATGGTCTCCAGGATGTCGATCATCTCCTGCTTGTCGTCGACCAGAAAGTTCATCTTGTTATTGTTTCCCGTGCCAAAATCGCACATCATATGCTTGTTCCGGTAGAAGAACATCACAGTCAAGGGATCGTGCAACTCGTACATCTCGTTGAAGTCCGGAACCTCGTCTATGTCGCACAGGTAGATTGCAGCGAAATTCTTCACTTTTTCTGCTATCGAATACAGAAGCTCGTCCATCATCATGCACTCGGTGTCGCCAGCGCGACCGAACCTGACCACTACCAGCCGTTCCGTTTCTGTCACTATTGCCTGATCGACATGCCACCCCGTGTGGAGATGAGGCAGGAAGACGCTACCCATGCTGGCCGCTCTGGCTGTATCTtgttctttgaagaggttcTCGCACTGTGTTACTGTTTTGTTTATAAGAGCGATGCCGATGGAACAGGTAAAAATACAAACTATGCCTGGCCGAAGGGCCGTCAGCTATGCCTTTTCAGCAGCGTTTCTTTGCTTTCATACATATGTACATGGTATGCGGTGTTTACACAAGCTCTCCGACGAGTCTATTTCTTGGACTTCTTTTTGGTGGCTAGTTTACCAGTTTTTATCTGGCTCGAGTCCTCATTCAGCAGCGACAGATAGTCGTCAATTTCAAAGGGGTCCTCATAACCAACATCGGCCTTTTGGCCCTCTCCGGCTTGCTCTTTTGCCTTAACTTCCGCATTCGGTTTCTCGCTCTTCATAGAAAACATAGACCCGTATCTCTGCTCGAACTTGTCCACTCTGCCACTGGCGTTGGCGTCCACAACCACCAGATCATCTCTGCTGGGGTTCCAAAGCGGGTTGTTTCTCTGGTCCTGGATAAGTCTGAGCTGCGCCTTTGGAAATTGTGATCTTCTTGTTATTACGCTGCCGTCGCTTAGTTCTACTTGCACAGTAAATTCATGATATATGGCAGGCCTTGCTTTTCCTAGACGGATCTTTTTCAGTGGTCTTCTTGGTATTGTTACTTGACCGCTATTCTGGTGGGCACCTGTGGAAGCCAATCTTTTAATTATCAGGCTCCTGAACATAGTTAGCTGAGCAACAGGAGGTTATTGAAAGCCCAATTGGCGAGTTATAGTGCTCAGACTCTGTTGgtgatgaagctgaaaagctACTAGTGATAAAGAAAACGCTTGATGAGAACCGTTAACTATGATGTGATTAAGCTTAAATGAACTACAGCATGCACACAACCTCGAGCGTATGGACGCTACAGCAGGAGAATGCTATGAGTGTAATGATCCCTGTGCTGTTCGCTTGAACACTGAAGGGTTGTAAGTAAAATTTACGTAGGGGTTTTGGCATTCCGGCGAAATCGCTGACGACTTTCGGTTAGAGATCAGCTTCGTTGACAAGGCCATTAAGCTCCTTTTGCAGTCGCTGCGCAACATTGGGATTGACCTTTGCGATGCGCTCGATAATCTCCTGGAAGGATGCGCTTCTGACATCAAACGCTTGgtcatcttcgaagtcTTCTGCATCGTCTCCATCGTTGATGGCGGTGACAGGCACGTAGTCGTCCTCGTCCGCTTCATCTGCTTCCAAGGCTGCCTCATCGGCTTCACCAGTGGCAACGCCGTTGTCATAatcctcgtcttcctcttgatTTGGCACCCCATCATCGATCGGTTTGCTGCTGTCAATATTgtcctcttcatccatATTCACATCACCTTCGGGGTCTGTGCtttgctctttgatcaTGGATTCCTTGACATATACCATGTttttgaagtatttgaGCTTGTACTGGTTGAAATCATAGTTTCCTTGAACCATGCACCCTAGCTCATACTTTACAATCCGTCTTATCTTGGCTAGATCAAGCTCTGGAAACCAACCTGTGAGTTCATTCGCGACGGGCAGAAAATCGACTTTAGAGTAGACCTCGGCAATATTGGGCTCCTCTACCAGCAAATCCACTTGCAGCATCAAATACCAGGGAATTTGCTTTCCGTTGAACTTGAACCTACTGTCTATGTCGCCTGGCGTGTCCGATTCATAGATTAACGGCGGCGGTCTTGGTATATGCTTCCTGAGGGCTGGTGATCGCAGTAACCTCCTCTCtatcttgaaatattcAGTCTGGTATCTGGCGTACTGCGCAGAGCTTCGAGGATCAACACCAAATCTGATGTAGGTATTTCTCCATGGTCCCATAGTGAATCTAAAGGAGAGTAGTGCAAGTGCTATCTTTAGTGTATGATGAATTTCCTTTCTCACAATGCCATCAATGTGCCTCTTAACCCATATAGGTCTTCTGGCAAACAGCTCTTTCAATATTTTCAGAcattcttccaaagattCATAAAAGCCAGATTCCTTCTTGGTCCCAGGGTACACTCCagttgctgttgctgcttCATAATCTTTCTGCAAAGATGCATGCGGCTTTTCAGGAACCGTTGTATTATCATTCATGTCATGCACAAATTGCTGATAGTTCTTGATGTACGTTCCTTTCACTTCAGAGACACCATTTGATTTCTTTGTTGCAAAAGGATTGGCCTTGTAGTTGTATTGGTACGGAAGACTTACCATTGATAGCCTAGGGGGAGGAGGCAATTGAAAGTCGCCACCAGGTATCTTCGAGGTGCGATCTATCACCAAACTGCTAATATTCTCAAAGGGCCGAGCGTCCTGGTCAGGCACTGATTCAACAAAAGATTTGAGCTTACTCCAATCGAGAGCATCAAAGCTTgttttgaactcttcagCAGACGGGACATTATCGAGCCTCAGCTGAAAGTCCGACATTTCTCTGAATTTGATAGTGTTATTCACTATTGCCACCGGAGTGACTCTAACGTCTCGACTTCTAAGCGATTCGAGCGACTTCTGAATGTTTTGACCGTGCTTAGCCAACGTGCCTTTTGGCATTTCGATCTTCAGGATGATTGATTCATCTCTGAAGGGCACTTTCTTACCTATGATTGGATGttcattgaagaatctctcACACCCGTCGTCATCCCGCCCTTCGTTCAAATAAAGCTCCAATCCTCTCTGAGAATCGACATTCTCCCCATGTTCACTAAATATCTCTTTAACCTTTGACAGCCCACCGCACATTGCAATAGCCTTCGTGACGCTCTCTTGCGAGCCGGAGACACATAATGGAAGCTCTAAACTCGGGATATGAGGAATATCCAATGTGTATTCTTTTGCCAAAGCAGCACAACGTTCAGGAGTTGGCGAAAGTCTGGCCAAATCACTCTTATCATCAGTCATTCTGGCTAAGtttgcttttcttgaagtatttcGAATTTAGTTCCTTGTTAGTCTCTTGTTAGTCTGTCTCTTAAAGGCTCTATCGATATAACCGTCAGCCAGTAAAACAGACACCGAGAGTGTTGGCTTGGATGCTGATAGCCGTAGCGAATACCAGCCTACATGAACCAATATCCTGTAACGTTGAACAAATAAGGAACATATGTATATCTTTTATATATACAAGGACATGACGGGGGAAGCCGTCATCTTAAGCAAATCATTACGAATATTTATAAGTAGAAATCGTTCTCCGTACAGTTTATCACATTTCATCTTTGTACTTCATCAGTCGAAGACtgtttttcctctttgaTGCTTTGTGTGTTAATGAATATTAAATCAAATGATTACCATTGAGAAGTTGGCTTGCAGCTCAAGGCTCGCTCATATCCAGGCGCTTAATGACCTGAGCTGCCAATCTCAACGGTTGGGGCACAGCCCAAGGATCTCTTCAATGAACCGTAGATACCGAATTGCAAGGAGGTCAACGTACCGACCATGACCAAACGGGTTGGCAGACCGGCGAAGGAACCGACGAAACCCAATTGCTTAGCCAACTGAGCCAACAAACCGATAGTGGATTGACCTGGAgccttcttggtcttgtTCACCTTAGACAACAAGGTGTCAGCAGGTTGAGAAACGACGGCAGCAGCCAAACCAGCGGTCAAACCGGCAAGCAAGTTGATACCGGTGACAGAGGTTGCAGACAACTTTTCCTTTGGTCCAGCCAAACCGAAGTAGGCCTCAGCGGCGCGCTCGAAGACCAAGAACTTGGAGATGTTGTAAGGAATTTGCTTGAACAAGATTGGGGTGAAACCGTTGTAGAAGGAGCCGACaccttcttccttcaagattctgGAGAACCCACCAACAAGACCGTTAGCAAAGTTTGGCTGAGAAACCAATCTGATTCTTGTGGCTTCCAATGGACACAAAGCGATGTCAGCAAAGAATTCGGCAATCGCAGCGGAACCCATGTAGATCGAGTTCTTGTAGTTAACAGCAGTGTCGTAACCTAGAGTGTCAATGAATAGCTTCTTAAACACTTCGTAACCACCGAATTTGAACGCACCTTGCAACGAGTAACCTAGCAAAGTTGGGCCGAAACCAGTCAGCAAAGCACCGGCACCTTCCTCACcaatgatcttcttgaaggaagaaaccATACCCTGGTTGTAAACAGTTGGTTCCAGTTGAATTCTAGTCTTCACCACATCGATTGGCACCATAGCAGAGTGAGTGCTACCGCAACCGATGGCACCTGCCAGAGCAAACTTGGCATAATCAGATAGAGAGTATTGTGGAACTGGAGCAGACATTTCGGGCTTCCTGTAGGTTTTGGCGAGGTCGAAATCTTGGTAGAGTTGTCGAAGTTAAGAAGTTAAAGAAGTTCTGAAAACTTTTCTGCTTAAATAGTGCCAGATGCTCCAcgggaaaaaaaaaggaaTTGAATACGAAAATCACATATTTACTGAATCCACCGCGTAAGCCGAAGACAAGAACTGCGCTACGATTCGACAAGACGTATCTATGTATTACGGAGCATCGCATGGGACTCTGAATTACATGTTCTCATAAGTTGCTCCATGGAAATACTACAGGATAATATGCCAACGTGTAGAGGGATCCTACAGAGCCAGACTAGTTATTCTTCCGATAAATATCAACGGGGCATATCTCAGTGTGTTGTTTGCGCCAGGTAGGCATCTATGCTGGCCATTGGCCAATCTTTTCAACGTTTCCTGATTGGCTGTCGCTGGGTTGCATCAAACCGGGTAACCCCGCATTATCTGTCTCAGTTTCGTTCGCCAAGAAAATGAAAGTCGGCGTCAGGCTTTTGTGACACTGACGCCGCCAAGATATTTCCGATTTTGCCcgcagaagagaaagcttCTGGAAGCCAACTATGAAAACCTTATTTCCCTAAGCGGAAAAACGTACAACAGCCAGCTATTTACACGCCAATTAAAGCACATGCTGCCTTCGACGTATCAAGAATCCGCTTGCTTGAAGAGTATGGCTGTGCCTTCCGGCGAATTCGCCTGACAACACCGGCCGGCGCACGTGGGCCTTGTTACCGATGCTGCACAGTATGCTGCGACTTCCTGTAGTGGTGGAGACTGGTACGTAATGTTGATCTTGGTGTCAAGAAAGTGTTTGCTGGGATGCGGTTTTGTGACCGATAGGTGATGGTGATCGTTACCCATAGGGTGCTAATCGAGCAGTGAAGGGCTGTATGTGTGGAATCTCGGCAAAACGGGTATAATACGTGGCATCGGATAGGTGCTTTTGTCTACATTGGAGAGAAAACCAGTGATAATGGCTATGGGCTCAGCACTTGTGGCTATTTTGGCTTCTGTCGCTGCTCTAGGGCAAGCCGCTGTCGTTGGTCGCCAATACGCTGTTGCAGTGGATAAAATCGGTACCCAGGAAGATATATTTCGTTTCTTGGGAGGGGCCGGTCCTTACTTCTCGTTCCCTTTCGACAATGGAATTCCTGAGCAAACACCTGACTGCTGCAAACTGATGCAGGTTCAACTGTTCGCTAGACATGGCGAGAGATTTCCTACCAAGAAAAAGGGAAATAAGATTCTGGAGACTTATTATAAGCTGGCCAACTACACCGGTACTTTCAATGAATCTTTGTCATTTTTGAACGACGACTACGAGTTCTTTGTTCGGGATCCTGAGTAttatgaagaagagacCACGTTGAAGAACTCTCTGAACCCGTTGAACCCTTACACTGGCGAAAGGGACGCTCAAAGGCACAGCCAAAATTTTTTGGCGCTGTACAAGAATCTGCTTAACGAGACTTCAAGCTTTGCGGTGTTCACTTCCAACTCTAAGAGATGTCACGACACCGCTCAATTTTTTATTGACGGTTTAGGCAATGATTACAATGTCTCTCTGCAAGTCATTGACGAAGCTCCTTCGTCCGGGGCTAACAGCTTGACCCCAAGATACGGATGTGCTAACTTCAGCGAGAGCGAGAATGACGGATATGTGAGGACTTACTCTCGGGAATACCTGTCTAATCTTGCCAAAAGGTTGAACATCGAAAACAAGGGTTTGAACTTGACTAATTCTGACGCCGAAAACTTATTCTTTTGGTGCGCCTACGAGTTGAACGTTCGCGGTTACAGTGATATCTGCAGCATCTTcacagaagaagaacttaTTCACTTCTCTTATCAAGATGACCTGGAAAGCTATTATGAAAACGGAAACGGGAATTCCTTGGGAGCAGTTGCTGGTTCGATTCTATTCAATGCTTCTGTTGAATTATTGAAGCAAAGCGACGACCTCGAACAGAAGGCTTGGTTAAGTTTCACTCATGATTCCGATTTAATCAATTATATTGCTGCCGTTGGTCTATTTGATAACGGGGTCAAACTAAACACCTCATACGTGCCTTTTCGCGACCACGTTTACCGTAAGTCCTGGATTGCTCCACAAGGTGCTAGGATATACACACAAAAATTCAGTTGTTACAACCAGTCTTATGTTAGGTATGTCGTGAATGACGCCGTTATCCCTATCGAAAGCTGTAGTTCCGGTCCGGGCTTTTCCTGCCCACTGGAACAATTTTATGATTACGCTGAAAGCAGACTTAGCGACATTAACTTTTCCGACAAGTGTGGAAAGATCATTGCAACTAACGCTACTTCCTTAACATTTTACTGGGATTACAAGACGAGAAATTATAACGCTTCTCTGGTCAAAAAATGATCCAAAAACGGCTTTGGCTTCTCACGTTATACTATGGATTTATTTAGGAAGCCTTTCTCAACTCTTCTATCTTCAGACTGACATATGACAGATCTCGAAGCGCTCCATCTCTGCAATAATTGAACAGCGTCACAGTGAAAAAACGTGTAAATGATAATAAACACTGAGTGCTTATCTCAATCCGATAATGAAGATCGTATTCTGCTGTGAGCATAGGTTCACGAATTTTTGATATTCTAATGTAACATTTCTACCAAGTGGGGCAATTTTCCGAAGGGCGTAAATTTTCATCTGTACACTAGATATTAGTAGCTCTTTGTTATTCGCGGTCCAATCAATGGAATGTATGAAGCTAGCgatgagatcttcaggAAACACCCTATGCTAAAATAGTTGTAGTGATGCTTTCTTTTTGAATATACGTTGCATCATAGCGATTGAAAGGGTATAAAAAAGGTGCTAAAAAAGATGTTAGCACTGGCGACAGTGAGTGTCCATCGTCTTGCTTCGTTTCTCGTCAATGCGCCGCAGTCAGGCGCTCATAATAGTCCTCGTCATGGCATTTGCGCCATTACTGACTTATGGCGACTCGAATTGTCGTTGTGAATATGGGAATACTGGTTGTTTGGAGCGCCCGAAAGAGATGTAACATAAATTGGATCCTTGCTTTAAATCTTAGAACAGAACTATCAGCAGGTTTCTTATTCTGTTAGATTCCGGGTTCCCTTTCTTTTATTGCATATTTATTATGTCGTGAAACCCGTCATAGAGAGCTGGAACGACTCGTTCATTTGCAATGGTCTCCAGCATAGAAAACTTGGCGTCCTTCGCCAAATACCTAAGAATCGGTTAGCTGAATACGCAATCCGCCCTCATTTAAGTTCACTGTTCTGTCATATTGAAATTCAGCTCCCTTCCAGAAATGGAATGCAACGAACAATAATATGTactcagaagaaagagttcCAAAAGGATGAAAGCGCACTTAGAAGTAAAGCCAAGATCGCCAAGAGGAGAGAGGGGATATATTGGATCCGCATTGCCCTCTAACGATCTGGTTGATAAAACAAGCCTTCGGAGCAACTATTAAAGTAAAAAGTCGACTTTCCCTATAGCTGATCTTTTAGCAGATAGACCTATTTCACTTTCTTCGTCCATTCCGAATAGTTTTGCCGCTACCGGGATGGCCTTCGGCATCCTCATTTGATTCCCTTTTCTGAATAAATCATAATCGATCACATAAACCAGCAGCTGCCATTCGGATATGACATATCTCTACTCCAAGGTAACCTTCTGCTTAAAATTGATAGAGTCTATTGCCTATTTGAGCCGTTTCCTTGAAAAGAAAGCCGGTGAAATTATCACTCAGCATTGTTCTAAGATGTGAACCAAGCTCGAGTCAACGGTTTCAGTGCTTCTGTAGATTAAAGCTCTCTTGTGGCAACATTGCTGCGATGCTGGAGGCCAGCTCAATCCGCAGCAGTCGTAATTCGTAACCACATATGGCTTCACCTAAATGCCCATTACTCTGTCGTTCAGAAGATTATACATCACGATGGATCATGGATCTACCTTGGCGGGGGTCAAGCCATAGTCAGATTAAAGAGTCGTTAGACGTCATCGACCAATTAGGAAGGCGAAGGCACTGGACCGTTAAATAGTATCTCCATTCGGTAAGCGCGCCATGGCAACGAGCGCACAGGATACACAATTAATATCAGCCGACTGGACAACCAACAATGGAATTTGGTCTACATGCAAAAGATTGAAGCTTTAGCGTGAGTTAGTAGGACATTTTCGCCGAAATTGGTTGCTTCGTCACACTAGCTTCCTTGTCTCAGACTACTGAAGGCAATTGATATTCGAGTTGAAACTCTTTTTTTGCTCATCAGGTATGGGCATAATCAGTCAATAGCCAATATGATAGGAAAAGATCAGTAGTGACACGGAAAcaggatgatgaaaagcgCACATTAATGGTCGCCTCCTGTTCTCCTCTGTTTTAGGGGTCAATTGGAACGAGCAATCTTATTTACTCTAAAGGATACTGTTTACAGCAGCTACGGCAGTTACCGACTGCAAGAAAGCCTTTCTTCATTACAACATATAGAGGCACGCGAATACGTTGGGAACGGCGTTTTCCAACCTGCAGCTGCAGCGCCTCATCATTACTTGCACGACCAAATCTAATCATTTGTCGCTCTGTGTTCTAATGCTCTAATCTGTCCCGCTCGCAAGTTATATGCATCTAATCGGCAACCCGAGACTACGAGCAAGCAGAGAAGCATTGGGGGTAAGGGAGTGAGTGAAACGTAGTCTCAGCAATTAGTTCAGAATCTACATCTGAGTGTTGGTGTCGGATTGTTACTCTCGAAATAACAAGGTGAAATTATTCCTATACGAGCGCTCCATGTCCTTGAATTACAAATCTAAACGAGATACCAACGAAGGTCAGCAACTTGGTGAAATAACGAAATAAATCTAATAACTATAAACTGACTAACACCACTTTTTCAGAAGTAATGACCCTGAGAGTCACGCGTGGCTTCTTTTATCAGAGTGTTGAGTTGAAGCCACTGATGATCGTGCGATGATGGTTATGAGGCAGGGGCGTATATATTTGCAACTTATCAATGGTGTAATGGTATTATTGCTTTCTGAGATTCGTTAATCCAAAGATTTCCTACAACGCCATGACAGTACAAGCTCCCCTTGCTCAGCTAACTGCTGAGGCTTACCCCAAAGTCAAAAGGAACTCCAAGttcaaagttcttgatgctgctgATATAGATTTCTTCCGTTCTATCCTATCAAGTGATGAACTTGTGGAATCGAGATCTCCAGAAGAGCTGGCCTCTTTCAATCAGgattggatgaagaaatacagAGGGCAGTCGAATTTGGTTCTCTTGCCAAACTCTACTGAAAAAGTTTCCAAAATTATGAAATACTGTAATGACAACAAATTGGCCGTCGTGCCACAGGGTGGTAACACAGATCTAGTTGGAGCTTCTGTTCCCGtgtttgatgaaattatcCTGTCCCTGAAAAATATGAATAGAATTAGAGACTTTGACTCCGTTAGTGGCACTTTCAAATGCGATGCAGGTGTTGTGATGCGCGATGCTCACAAGTTTCTGCACGACCACGAC is part of the Torulaspora globosa chromosome 7, complete sequence genome and harbors:
- the DIB1 gene encoding U4/U6-U5 snRNP complex subunit DIB1 (ancestral locus Anc_3.382) — protein: MGSVFLPHLHTGWHVDQAIVTETERLVVVRFGRAGDTECMMMDELLYSIAEKVKNFAAIYLCDIDEVPDFNEMYELHDPLTVMFFYRNKHMMCDFGTGNNNKMNFLVDDKQEMIDILETIFRGARKNKGLVISPYDYNYKRV
- the MRPL36 gene encoding mitochondrial 54S ribosomal protein bL31m (ancestral locus Anc_3.383); amino-acid sequence: MFRSLIIKRLASTGAHQNSGQVTIPRRPLKKIRLGKARPAIYHEFTVQVELSDGSVITRRSQFPKAQLRLIQDQRNNPLWNPSRDDLVVVDANASGRVDKFEQRYGSMFSMKSEKPNAEVKAKEQAGEGQKADVGYEDPFEIDDYLSLLNEDSSQIKTGKLATKKKSKK
- the TFC1 gene encoding transcription factor TFIIIC subunit TFC1 (ancestral locus Anc_3.384) yields the protein MTDDKSDLARLSPTPERCAALAKEYTLDIPHIPSLELPLCVSGSQESVTKAIAMCGGLSKVKEIFSEHGENVDSQRGLELYLNEGRDDDGCERFFNEHPIIGKKVPFRDESIILKIEMPKGTLAKHGQNIQKSLESLRSRDVRVTPVAIVNNTIKFREMSDFQLRLDNVPSAEEFKTSFDALDWSKLKSFVESVPDQDARPFENISSLVIDRTSKIPGGDFQLPPPPRLSMVSLPYQYNYKANPFATKKSNGVSEVKGTYIKNYQQFVHDMNDNTTVPEKPHASLQKDYEAATATGVYPGTKKESGFYESLEECLKILKELFARRPIWVKRHIDGIVRKEIHHTLKIALALLSFRFTMGPWRNTYIRFGVDPRSSAQYARYQTEYFKIERRLLRSPALRKHIPRPPPLIYESDTPGDIDSRFKFNGKQIPWYLMLQVDLLVEEPNIAEVYSKVDFLPVANELTGWFPELDLAKIRRIVKYELGCMVQGNYDFNQYKLKYFKNMVYVKESMIKEQSTDPEGDVNMDEEDNIDSSKPIDDGVPNQEEDEDYDNGVATGEADEAALEADEADEDDYVPVTAINDGDDAEDFEDDQAFDVRSASFQEIIERIAKVNPNVAQRLQKELNGLVNEADL
- the MIR1 gene encoding Mir1p → MSAPVPQYSLSDYAKFALAGAIGCGSTHSAMVPIDVVKTRIQLEPTVYNQGMVSSFKKIIGEEGAGALLTGFGPTLLGYSLQGAFKFGGYEVFKKLFIDTLGYDTAVNYKNSIYMGSAAIAEFFADIALCPLEATRIRLVSQPNFANGLVGGFSRILKEEGVGSFYNGFTPILFKQIPYNISKFLVFERAAEAYFGLAGPKEKLSATSVTGINLLAGLTAGLAAAVVSQPADTLLSKVNKTKKAPGQSTIGLLAQLAKQLGFVGSFAGLPTRLVMVGTLTSLQFGIYGSLKRSLGCAPTVEIGSSGH
- a CDS encoding histidine phosphatase family protein, translating into MAMGSALVAILASVAALGQAAVVGRQYAVAVDKIGTQEDIFRFLGGAGPYFSFPFDNGIPEQTPDCCKLMQVQLFARHGERFPTKKKGNKILETYYKLANYTGTFNESLSFLNDDYEFFVRDPEYYEEETTLKNSLNPLNPYTGERDAQRHSQNFLALYKNLLNETSSFAVFTSNSKRCHDTAQFFIDGLGNDYNVSLQVIDEAPSSGANSLTPRYGCANFSESENDGYVRTYSREYLSNLAKRLNIENKGLNLTNSDAENLFFWCAYELNVRGYSDICSIFTEEELIHFSYQDDLESYYENGNGNSLGAVAGSILFNASVELLKQSDDLEQKAWLSFTHDSDLINYIAAVGLFDNGVKLNTSYVPFRDHVYRKSWIAPQGARIYTQKFSCYNQSYVRYVVNDAVIPIESCSSGPGFSCPLEQFYDYAESRLSDINFSDKCGKIIATNATSLTFYWDYKTRNYNASLVKK